tatctatctatctatctatctatctatctatctaaaaatatcacaaatgaaaataaaacaattgaaaATTACAATAAAAATTTTAATAGATGATAAAATGATGTTAATTCCAACCTTGTTCCAGATATATAATTGTGTCAGTTAAAACAGGTTGTCAATATGTGAAGCAATAAACATACAAATTGCGGAATGTTCCATTCACTTTGATAGCCAAAATCCATTTTGACAAGACATTTACTACATTTACTAATCTTTGTATAAAGAAaagcaaattttatttttagatgAATTTGCGCAATAAAATGAGAATAACTGAAATAACTGTTTAAGATTTAAGAAAATAGTCTTGAGCAAGGTTAAACAAAACGCCTGGAGCAATTGTACAATCCCAAGGAGAAAAAAAGGGCTACTCACCTAAGGAAAGAACCAATCAAATGAGAGTGGGGGCGTTTCCTGAGAAACAAATATAGCAGGTATGACAGGTGACATTTGAACATAGAGCAAGGGCAAAGCTGACAAGCAAAGAGAACAGACAACACCATTCGGATCAGATCACTACCTTCAAGAGCTTTAACAGAACTCGGAGAACGATTTTGATACAGACGCCAAGAAAACTGAAGGTTAAAGAGGCTCTCTTCAAGGTAAGAAGAAACACCGCCACGACAATGTCTGCGTTTGAGGCCCAGGAACAGTCTCCTCCACGTTGCGGCCCTCAGTTTCCGAGCCTTGGTCAGGAGCCCCCTGAACTCAGCATGTACAGTGACTGTTACTACCCTCCGCCATCCCTGCCAAGTCCTCAGCGCACCACACCGACCTCCTATGAGCTGGGTGACTTCAGCACCACGTCCCCAAACCCTTACCTTTGGTTCAACGGCCCCGGGCTCAACACACCATCGTACCTGACTTCCAACGGTCCACCCGGGAACCCGGGCCCTCCCTTCGTCCCACAGCACTATGGCATGCAGAGGCCTTACCTGGGCTCAGCTGGAGCAGGAGGCCCAGGAGGGGAGTTGAGCTGGTTCTCCCTCCCCTCACAAGAAGACTTGATGAAGCTCGTCAGGCCGCCTTATTCTTACTCGGCTCTCATCGCCATGGCTATCCACGGAGCACCCGACCGTCGGCTGACCCTGAGTCAGATATATCAGTATGTCGCAGACAACTTTCCTTTCTACAACAAGAGTAAAGCAGGATGGCAGAATTCCATCAGACACAACCTGTCGCTAAATGACTGCTTCAAAAAAGTACCAAGAGATGAAGACGATCCAGGTAATACTTTAagaataatatttttatttctttttctcgtttttttttttttttttttcatcgtaCATCCTGTGTCGTTAACATTTTTGCCGGATGTCACTTAACAGGCAAGGGCAACTACTGGACACTCGATCCAAACTGTGAAAAGATGTTCGACAATGGAAACTTCCGCCGCAAAAGGAAGAGGAAGTCTGACTCCCTCTCTGGAGTCGACGGTAGTTCAGGAGCCGCAGAGTCAGGTGAAAGTGAGAGGGGCAGCCCCAAACACTCTGCCAACTCTTCCCTTAACATCTCCCAAACGCCAGAAAGAATTCCTTCGCCATCATCATCCAGTGCTGCACCTTGTCTGAGCAGCTTCCTGTCTGAGATGTCTGGAGTGTCCGGTGGATCACCCAATGATGTGGGAGGTGACGCATTGAGCAGACCCCTGCAAGTCAACCTCCCTATCGATGGGCCACACAGGCTTCCACAGGCTGCGAGTTTTAATAGCTACTCTCCAAACTCTGCTGGGCGAGAGTGGCTCCCACAGATGCAAGCGCCCCCTATGCTCTCCTCTTCACCCACCCACTCTTCACTAGGGTACACTAGTCCCATCCTCAGCCAGTACAGTGCGTCCTTCTATCCCCCGCTGGGCTCAACAGGAATCATCTATCAACGCGAGGGCACTGAAGTGTAATTTTACATTGAACTGATTGGTATAGACGAGACATTTCACAGAAAATAGTTTTGTTTTGCAGTAGACATTAGTTGTCACTTTAAgagactaacacacacacacacgcgcgcacacacacacacactaagcaTGTTTGCGCTGACAGAGACAGTTGAGGTCACAAAAGCATGTGACAACAGATTTAAAAACCTTAGATTCCCACAGAAACATCAGAGTCAGCAGCAAAGAGCAGAAACTGTCTGAAACTACCAAATCAGCTTTTATCCCTATCAAAGCTTGTCTCTATCAGAGCTGAGTCATTCTTAACTGATCTGAGATCTGATCTGCTGACATCGGTCTGTTCCACTCTACTCTCTGTGATTCCCTGATGGTATCACACAAATACAACGTCCAGGCAGCAGTTTAGATGAGCGGTTAAATTACAGCTTTGTCTACATATTATATTCATGTGAACCattactgttttgttttgttgtctcCTAAATCTGATCTGATGATCTTCCGGAGTCATATATATGCTCTTTGTAAATATGTCTATGTGTCTTTTAATCTGAATCCTTTGTATAATTTGGTTGTTATTACACATGCTAATGTATTCTTAATGTAAGGTAAATGTTATGTTGTCCTTTTGATATGAATAAAATACTTTTGACAGTTGCATTTCTCACTTATTTATGTTGtggaataaatacatgaataaaaggAACAAGAACCAAATGTAGACTACAATACATATTAAGCACAACGTTTGTGCTCGGGAATATGATGACCAGCAGAGTGGAAGCAGCGGGTCGCTGAAACTTGATCTTTGTGTGATGAATTGTTTAACAGATTTGTAGAAATGATAAAAATTCCCATTCCCATGCTGTCCCGCCTCCCCCGACTAAACAACTAAACAGTCACAGTGACTCTGTATGGAATGCTGACTGGATACAGTTTGATTCAACTGCCACAAGTGTCAACGATGCTGACGTGGGAACTGACTGCTACACCATTTGACTGTTAGCAGTGTGGGTCATAATTGTTAATTGTAGTCTTTTTCTTCAACAATGAAATTGTAAGAAACAGATGAAAACACATATAGATTCAGAGAGgttttattttcattagatGCTATTGCTGTATTTggaaacatttaaaataatcaTATGAAATGACACTGGGTCAGATTTATCAGGATCATGacatagagaacacaatttataTGCATGTCAAACTTCATTCATTGACTGTGGTCGAATCGCATGCACAGGTAGGGTACAGTACACTTTTGTTTGGCAGTCCTCAACATAAAAATATGCAGTAAACAACCGACTGATAAATTTCAGCCTGAGGCCTTTATTTACCCTGAAACACAGGCAGCATGACATCAATTTACACCAAACACAGAATGAAAAAGCAACAAAGAAGGGAAGATagagaggaagagaaaaagatCTGCAGAAACCAGAATTTACGGGATTGAGGTGAAAAAGGTGAAAAAGATCAGCATCATAAAATTGGCATATGTTCTGATTTCAGAGCAGGATATGAGTTCTGATTAAAATAAAGAGGATTAATGTAATTCTAATCATGCAAAATATAATGCTTCACTTGCAGACTTGGGGGAATACTTGAAAATTAAATACACACATATTTCCATCATCAATGCAAGTGGAAACAAACCTAAGTATAAAGCTACCTTGAGAACtgaaaaatgaataatttaCAATTAAGAGAGCTTCTGTGCTTTTTTGTTTGACGGCATTGATCGTACTATGCAAAAGGTCATCGGCCGTAGTTGACAACTGAtcactctgattggctgttagCTAGTGAATCAGTGCGTGAGATAGAAGTACACTATGAGATAGTTCACAATAACGGCAAAAAAATGGCCTTATCTCGTAAACTAAGATCagcaaaacattttaatttcacTAAATTGTTCATGCTTGATATTAAATATGATGGGCATTGCTTTGGATATACGTATATGAATTTTATTTCTTGAAGCCCTGATTGTGGATGGTATATGCATGGCCCTTGCCACCCCTCATTGAGGTGTTGTGTCACCCTGGCCACTATGCCCTTGGCCAGAACACCCAGCTTGGTCTGCCAAATTTGCAAAAGCGGTAAACTCAACTTGCCCTGACATGAAAATTAAGATGCACCGGTTTTTACGCTGAGCGCATGTGAACTCGGTGCCAAGTTTCATTTGAATTCATTGAGTGAGGAAATTCCTGTTAactaaataatatgtaattggGCCCAAAACGTATAAAACTTACATTCAAATGACTAGGAACAAAACAAGCTGAGAAATGGTTCTTTGACATACTTGTTATACATTATGACGGAGGCACAGCCCAGGGAGCATCTAACACCCACACCTTCCTCGCCTTAGGCAGTGGAATTATTGCTCAATACAGTAAAGTGATTAAAATCTAATAAATCCTCTCCCCCACCTGCTGCCTGGCTCGTGGCAGTCTCACACACACCTGCCGAAGTAACGGAATTCACCCACAcaattgttttgtgtgtgaTGTTTATATCATAAACTATGAGAGGAGCGATTATCTTTTTTGCTGCAGAGCAAGGGGAAACCATTTGAAGGATCTGCTTGCATTTTGGCAGCATTAAAAACCTATTTCGGTAGAGATTGTAAGATGAGACAGGTCGTGAGACTGTTCAAAATAAATGATTTCTTTGCTTCAAAATGATCTGAATTGAAATGCTAAATTTCCTGGTACCATGTTAACCCAAAACATACACCCATGCACCTCCTGTTTTTACTAAAACAGCCGTGCCCTATCAAGGCTGTTTAGTAAACGTCAGGGGAGAACGTCAAGCCTGGAGAAATGTGGTCATGCTCAGTGCTTCAGGAGTGGGCCCAGGATTTACCAGCTTACTGTTATGTGTAAACACGCAAACACACTCCAGACACACGTACGCAGGTGATGAAAGCACCAAATACCTTGCCCCGAGTCCACAAGTTTCGTGTCCTTTAAAGGTCAATGGAAAATGTAAATGTCCTAAACCATAGCTTGGATTCGAATCATGAAATTGCCCAAaccattttttaattaaaaaaaaaaagctcagagaAACTTTTCCCTACAGTAGCATTCTGAATAAAGTCtactaaatagaaaaaaatcctTAAAACCTAACCAATCAGGTTAGTCTCCAAATATATTCCAGTTGAGCCAACTCCAAATATCTTTACCAGGCAATGCAGTATCCATCCCAGTCAGGTCTTGTAGAGTAAGGCTGTGAGTGTTCTCCCCTTTCTAAACATGGCTTATATACACCATTTGTGGAAAACATTAAGTTTAAAGACAAACAGGAGCAGAGAGAGAGGCTGTGTATATATGAATCATTGCTATTTCACCCTAAAATATTTTCCATGTCAACAGGCGGTAAACACGGTGATATGAAGAGGGCTTtgcagagagggagggagaaggaACAACACCACTAGTGGGAATCTCTCTGAGCTGAAGACTAGTACGGTATATTGCACACATCGTTTTCATTTGCaattgaaatatattttttagtgCATCCCATCACAATTTTAGAGAGACCGTGAAATCCAACATAATAACTTCCTCTCTCTGGTGTAGTTGAAGTTCACCGTCCCTCTAAAGTTGTGATTAACATGCACCTGGAAGAAATGATATTCAGTTTCAAATTAACTTTTACATTTTGGGAGCTTACGGGAGGACCAGAGCATAAAAAGGAAGTGATAGAGAATTATTCATGTCAGGTAGCAgggtggtctcatgttttgccaCACCTCAATGGGGATCAGTCCGAGAAATTAGGTTTGTGCAGCTTATCCCCCCCAAAGCATTGGTCATCGCCCAAAAGTATGAACAACCACGAAATCCCTGTCAAGTCCTCTACTTTATTCTTTTATGATTTGAACTTGAATTTTCACAGCAAGAAGACAGACAACATGAGCTGCTTTGGAAACAAACTTGCATATGATGACGTATGTTTGTTATAACAGTGAGGCACATAGGTCTGGGATAACTCTCTGCCAATGTGATGACAAACTTGTTTTTGGAGAGGCGCAAGTTGAGCCCAACTGTGCACAGTGGCACAAATGATATGATAatatatatgaaaaaataaatatattatcaCCCTTTACAgagatgtgttttttgtttcgtCACCATGAAATCTGTGAATGTGCCTCACGATACTGTACATCCACTGGTACAAAACTGCACACCAGCCAGTGCAATGGTACTCAAAGGAATTAAACAGTCTGCAGGCCCACCATATAGATTGTTGCAGAACTACTGACATGTATACAAGCAGAAAAGCTGTTTGTGCCGAATCTTAGCTCCATTTCCTCTACTGTCCAGTGCTGTCAGGGACAGCGAGGTGGTCTTTGCTGGTCTGTTAGAAGCGCTTACCTATATGTATAAGCAATATTATAGGCTAACATTTGTCGAATGAAATTGCATTACAATAGTCCTCTCAACATCACAGGGGTTACATTCCAGACCACCCCCACAACAGGTAAGGAACATTTTTATGGAATTAATGTACATGATTGAACCTGCCAAGGATGAACTCCAGCTGTGGGTAACGTCTTTTAAACATACATCATCTCAGAGTAAGTTGTCTGCTACCATCTGGTCAAGAATGCAATTACCGTAAttcccggactataagccgctactttttgcacaagctttgaatacTGCTGCTTGTAGTCCGGTGTggcgtatctatggatttttcatgatttttgtgatgactacactacacttatacactcgtaaataggctgtggaccactgttgtgcggcaccgctttgctgggcggaggaaTATATGACCAGACACACGGTCtctggggagaagagtggtaTGTTGATCTCATGTCTGTCTACCAGGCAAATAGTGTTGTATAattgacacaaagaagagacagaacgagatcaagacggacattactgaagaaaggaagcttttatacacaaaccctcattatgggggacaaaagaaatgcatatgatgccgcttttaagttaaaagcagtcgatttggctcttaacgAAGGAACGAGAGCTGCTCATGCGCTGCAGAGGTTTCCTCCGGTcactgggctattgttgatgacatcttgttgcattacccttttctttctttatttcccgATCACATCTACTCTGGAGCTGTACGTTTAGCTCACTAGTTAAATGTAACTTAGCGAATGAACATTTATACATATTTGTATGTTTGCAGAGCTCCACCATCTTTCTCAATAAAGCTTATGTTAATAAAATGTATGGGTCCCCAAAGAACCAACCATGCCTGACAATTATTCCTTGTGTATATTCTCTCTCTcgaatggtaattaaacattaaaacacctgcggcttatagtatgTTGCGGattatatatgaaaaaaaaaccaagatttTCCCTTaaatttagctggtgcggcttataaacaggtgcgtcttatagtccggaaattatggtACATCCTGAACAGATGATCATCAGAGCAACATAAAGCATTATTTAATATACCGgataaaatacacaaaaatagCAAACCCAAACCTGTAATGGAGGGGGATTTACTGTCATTTATTACCAACAGTCTGTTTTTGCTATGTCTTTGCATTTCTCTAAGCTGCACTGCTTCCAGTTGGCGTAGGCCTATGTTGATGTTGGATGTtgtcagttttattttttgtctaatCAAAGTTTAGCGGGCTCAGTTCAGCCTGTTCAATCTGCTTAGGGCCAGATTTCAGATTTACCTCAGGGCTGTCATGAAGCCTTCAACGTGCTACCTTTTACATCATTACTAGTGCCTGAATGTTATACCACTGATAAATTACCTGACACCTGCTACAGGGAAAAGAAAACACTGTAAAAAACTGTAAGCAGCACAATTCCTAACTTGGAAGTGGAACACTCTTTCATGAATAATGGCCCTAATTAAATAATTTCTAgcaattgattttgttttcaagAGATTGATTTTTACGTTCATTTCACTGCTTCCTAGATAACTAAATGAAAAACCCTTGAACGATATCGATTCATTACACATGCTGGCTTTATAGCGAGCTATCCTTTTTTCCAAACAACTGCTATAATAAATTGAAAGTACCTCGAGTTATATCACCACTGTGAATCACTGCACGAAGAAATAGCATAATTTGTGTCATGTAAGAGGAAACTGCTTCTTTGGAATTGAGTCGACTATGTCATTTTTTAATATGGACATGAGATGTCAGTGCATATGCACTGAGAGATCTGTCTATTTGTTCCCCTCAGTTGACATGATCCAACATCATTAACATTTTGAACTATAAGCATCAATTAGATAGCACAGCACCATAGCCCTATCTGCTTTTTCATTATGGCACCATAGCCGTACAAAAGAGTCTTATCTGCTTTTTCATTACTTCACAAATCTCTGCGGGTCAGAGCGCAAATCGATGGTAAATTAATTTCACGGGGTAGTAGCATTGAAGTGAAGTGGGGGTTTTACACACGGCTGACCAATCAATCTGTAGTAGTCTGTGGTCTTATTCATGTAGGATAATGTCATTCAATTTTACTTATTGCATGATTACTCCAAAAATATTTAAGACAATTATTGTATATTTTACCATTATGGTCCAAATGTCATTTATATGTTGTTAAGAGTATGGAGTTTGTTCAAGTTGAACTGATTAAATTTTCCAGCATAATGATCAAACTACATTCAATGTTATTATCATCGTGCCCTTTTTATTTTCAGTAAACGTAAatgcatgtatgtatgcatgtgaATTTATTACTACCCAGACAGACGGATATATCCGGATCTGAA
The sequence above is drawn from the Syngnathus scovelli strain Florida chromosome 1, RoL_Ssco_1.2, whole genome shotgun sequence genome and encodes:
- the foxi3b gene encoding forkhead box protein I3-B — protein: MSAFEAQEQSPPRCGPQFPSLGQEPPELSMYSDCYYPPPSLPSPQRTTPTSYELGDFSTTSPNPYLWFNGPGLNTPSYLTSNGPPGNPGPPFVPQHYGMQRPYLGSAGAGGPGGELSWFSLPSQEDLMKLVRPPYSYSALIAMAIHGAPDRRLTLSQIYQYVADNFPFYNKSKAGWQNSIRHNLSLNDCFKKVPRDEDDPGKGNYWTLDPNCEKMFDNGNFRRKRKRKSDSLSGVDGSSGAAESGESERGSPKHSANSSLNISQTPERIPSPSSSSAAPCLSSFLSEMSGVSGGSPNDVGGDALSRPLQVNLPIDGPHRLPQAASFNSYSPNSAGREWLPQMQAPPMLSSSPTHSSLGYTSPILSQYSASFYPPLGSTGIIYQREGTEV